The Centroberyx gerrardi isolate f3 chromosome 12, fCenGer3.hap1.cur.20231027, whole genome shotgun sequence genome has a window encoding:
- the cacng6b gene encoding voltage-dependent calcium channel gamma-6 subunit: MWSNFFVQQDEDGRIGVAGAGPGGGLGGLAGMKGGRGQRRTHKMSDSQEGKIKLAFFVSIVGVTLTVLGVGTEFWVELAQPKNFSSNQTCQTAHYGLWKGCIRTLWVADIDPERTSCGPAELPGESNCTYFKFFTSGENAVIFKKTTNKNLNLAAAILALLSLTMMVMGSICITMSLSKGVPFFLKPASFCFILSGVLVLLSILVFHQSVLALLSSDHSIPLHHELSWSVACVGSAGAILIIGGILFLILSLPFSPWQKCLPHRDSAT, translated from the exons ATGTGGTCCAACTTCTTTGTACAGCAGGATGAGGACGGTCGCATCGGGGTGGCGGGGGCCGGCCCAGGTGGGGGGTTGGGAGGCTTGGCGGGAATGAAAGGTGGGCGGGGTCAGAGGCGGACGCACAAGATGAGTGACAGCCAGGAGGGGAAGATCAAGCTGGCCTTCTTTGTGTCTATCGTTGGCGTGACCCTGACGGTGCTCGGCGTGGGGACAGAGTTTTGGGTGGAGCTGGCCCAACCAAAGAACTTCAGCAGCAACCAGACCTGCCAGACGGCCCATTATGGCCTGTGGAAGGGCTGCATCCGGACCCTATGGGTGGCCGACATAGACCCAGAGAGAACAAGCTGTGGCCCTGCTGAACTACCTGGAG AATCCAACTGCACTTACTTCAAATTCTTCACCTCTGGGGAGAATGCAGTCATATTCAAGAAGACGACTAACAAGA ATCTGAACCTAGCGGCAGCTATCTTGGCCCTGCTGAGTCTGACCATGATGGTGATGGGCTCCATCTGTATCACCATGTCCCTCAGCAAAGGAGTGCCCTTCTTCCTCAAGCCAGCCTCCTTCTGCTTCATCCTATCAG GTGTACTggtcctcctctccatcctggtCTTCCACCAGTCAGTGCTGGCCTTGCTGTCCAGCGACCACTCCATCCCTTTACACCACGAGCTGTCGTGGTCCGTGGCCTGTGTGGGCTCTGCGGGAGCCATTCTTATTATCGGAGgtatcctcttcctcatcctctcccttcctttcagCCCCTGGCAGAAATGCCTGCCTCACAGGGATAGCGCCACCTAG
- the LOC139916229 gene encoding voltage-dependent calcium channel gamma-7 subunit: MSSCSSRALTILSTVFGACGLLLVGVAVSTDYWLIMVEGIILQQNQSMEVKMALHSGLWRVCFVAGSENGRCVASEYFTEPDIEITTENTANILKMVRTATPFPMVSLLFVFTAFVISNIGHIRPQRTILAFVSGIFFILSGLSLVVGLVLYISSINDEVMNRPREPEQFFHYHYGWSFAFAASSFLLKEGAGVMSVYLFMKRYAEEEMYRPHPALYRPRLSDSSDYSGQFLHPESSWPPPKRGRSASEASSDISIQLNQTPPAPPKSNMQSGGQAGGMGGPLSGSSSGASYQMPPPSAAYPSTHTLPRSHSSHPPAQPLPMAMPPSPVPPPHYHTHMHMSASPC; the protein is encoded by the exons atgAGTTCGTGCAGCAGCCGTGCGTTGACCATCCTGTCCACGGTGTTTGGCGCCTGTGGGCTGCTGCTGGTGGGGGTGGCCGTGTCCACAGACTACTGGCTGATCATGGTGGAGGGCATTATCCTGCAGCAGAACCAGAGCATGGAGGTGAAGATGGCCTTGCATTCAGGACTCTGGAGAGTCTGCTTCGTGGCTG GATCAGAAAATGGCAGGTGTGTAGCATCGGAGTACTTCACTGAACCAGATATAGAGATCACCACTGAAAACACGGCAAACATTCTCA AGATGGTGCGTACAGCCACGCCCTTCCCAATGGTGTCGCTGCTCTTCGTCTTCACGGCCTTCGTCATCAGCAACATCGGACACATCCGGCCCCAGCGCACCATCCTGGCCTTTGTCTCCGGtatcttcttcatcctctcag GCCTCAGTCTGGTGGTGGGCCTGGTGCTCTACATCTCCAGTATTAATGACGAGGTGATGAACCGGCCCAGGGAACCAGAGCAGTTCTTCCACTACCACTATGGTTGGTCCTTCGCCTTCGCTGCCTCTTCCTTCTTGCTCAAAGAG ggagcTGGGGTGATGTCAGTCTATCTGTTCATGAAGCGTTACGCTGAGGAGGAGATGTACCGCCCGCACCCTGCCCTCTACCGCCCCCGCCTGTCGGATAGCAGCGACTACAGCGGCCAGTTCCTGCACCCAGAATCCTCGTGGCCTCCCCCTAAGCGAGGCCGCAGCGCCTCCGAAGCCTCCAGCGACATCTCCATCCAGCTCAACCAGACGCCCCCGGCGCCTCCCAAAAGCAACATGCAGTCGGGCGGCCAGGCCGGGGGAATGGGAGGCCCGCTGTCCGGCTCTTCTTCCGGGGCGAGCTACCAGATGCCCCCGCCGTCCGCCGCCTACCCCTCCACGCACACCCTGCCCAGGTCGCACTCCTCACACCCCCCGGCCCAGCCCCTCCCCATGGCCATGCCTCCGTCCCCCGTACCCCCCccacactatcacacacacatgcacatgagcGCCTCCCCCTGTTAG
- the cacng8b gene encoding voltage-dependent calcium channel gamma-4 subunit: protein MVCEKGIQILLTTVGAFAAFGLMTVAIGTDYWLYSRALICNSTANISQDDPHNKDKKDPGALTHSGLWRICCLEGVKRGVCSQINHFPEDADFDHDGAEYVLRVVRASNIFPILSAILLLMGGMCIAASRFYKSKRNIILGAGILFVAAGLSNIIGVIVYISAALGDISPKKDEDKKWQYSYGWSFYFGGLSFIMAEMVGVLAVNIYIEKNKELRCRSRTDIFKSTTHAMLRLPSYRFRRRSRSSSRSTDPSRSRDPSPVGGGGGKNFGLPPSALLSQGPISVSTLPNPHSRSHTALAGGDISLYTLSRDPKLGGLPPMYGTVDRATLYQLHNCFPKDGGGGGGGVMMSGTLPSLKSHNPSNSSNSNAPMPNSVGSGPPPFSSSTVDRERGMGTLDRLKGDRESNSNTLNRKTTPV, encoded by the exons ATGGTGTGTGAGAAGGGGATCCAGATCCTCCTCACCACCGTGGGGGCATTCGCTGCCTTCGGCCTGATGACGGTGGCAATAGGGACGGACTACTGGCTGTACTCCCGTGCCCTCATCTGCAACAGCACAGCCAACATCTCCCAGGACGACCCCCATAACAAGGACAAGAAGGACCCCGGGGCGCTCACCCACTCTGGCCTCTGGAGGATATGCTGCCTGGAAG GGGTGAAGAGAGGAGTGTGTTCCCAGATCAACCACTTCCCAGAGGATGCAGACTTTGACCATGATGGGGCAGAGTATGTCCTAC GGGTAGTCAGGGCTTCCAACATCTTCCCCATCCTCAGTGCCATCCTGCTGCTGATGGGAGGGATGTGCATCGCTGCTAGTCGTTTCTATAAGAGCAAGAGGAACATCATCCTGGGGGCAGGAATTCTCTTTGTGGCTGCAG GTCTGAGTAACATCATTGGCGTGATTGTGTACATCTCGGCTGCGCTGGGGGACATCTCTCCTAAGAAGGACGAGGATAAAAAGTGGCAGTACTCCTACGGTTGGTCCTTTTACTTCGGAGGCCTGTCCTTCATCATGGCCGAGATGGTGGGGGTCCTGGCTGTCAACATCTACATCGAGAAGAACAAGGAGCTGCGCTGCCGCTCGCGCACCGACATTTTCAAGAGCACCACGCACGCCATGCTCCGCCTGCCCAGCTACCGCTTCCGCCGCCGCTCCCGCTCCTCGTCCCGCTCCACCGACCCCTCCCGCTCCCGAGACCCCTCGCCCGTAGGGGGAGGCGGGGGCAAGAACTTCGGCCTGCCCCCCTCGGCGCTCCTTTCCCAGGGCCCCATCTCAGTGTCCACGCTGCCTAACCCGCACTCTCGCTCCCACACGGCCCTGGCTGGAGGCGACATCTCCCTCTACACGCTGTCCCGCGACCCCAAACTGGGCGGTTTGCCACCCATGTATGGAACGGTGGACCGGGCCACGCTCTACCAACTCCACAACTGCTTCCCCAAGgacgggggtggagggggagggggagtgatGATGAGCGGTACGCTACCCTCGCTCAAGTCCCACAACCCTTCCAATTCTTCCAACTCCAACGCGCCGATGCCCAACTCGGTGGGCTCCGGCCCTCCGCCCTTCTCCTCGTCCACAGTAGACAGGGAGCGAGGGATGGGGACTCTGGACAGGCtgaagggagatagagagagcaacTCTAATACCCTCAATAGGAAGACAACGCCTGtgtag